A section of the Triticum dicoccoides isolate Atlit2015 ecotype Zavitan chromosome 7A, WEW_v2.0, whole genome shotgun sequence genome encodes:
- the LOC119330440 gene encoding 60S ribosomal protein L39, whose product MPSHKTFRIKQKLAKKQRQNRPIPYWIRMRTDNTIRYNAKRRHWRRTKLGF is encoded by the exons ATG CCGTCGCACAAGACCTTCCGGATCAAGCAGAAGCTGGCCAAGAAGCAGCGCCAGAACCGCCCCATCCCCTACTGGATCCGCATGAGGACCGACAACACCATCAG GTACAACGCCAAGCGCAGGCACTGGCGCCGCACCAAGCTCGGATTCTAA